The segment AAGCTACTGCCTAAGTTAGGGTTCAAGAAAAATGACCACCTTTGTTTTCTCCCCCCCCCCGAACAACAAGAGCGAATAAAAGCAGAAATTGTAATCAACGTGAAAGGATAAAACTCCCGTGTGCCTAACCTTGAAGGATTGACACGACCTGAAAGGTCGTATTTCCAACGAGTTAGCGTGGCCAGACCCCAATTCCCCACAGGCATCTAAAAGCTATTCAATTTTCAAAAAAACAAAAAAATGCGAGAACCGATTTGGAAAAAGACAGGGTTGAAATCCCATAGGTGGGAAAGGCGGCTCAGTTCAACATGATTGTATCCGGAATTTCGCTTCGCAAAACTCCAGATACAATCTTTAACGTTCGGCCTATAAAAAATTGACAGCATATGCATAATATGATAATTTTATGCATAAAAGGAGGCCGATAATGAGAACAACGCTTGATTTACCTGAAGATTTATTAAATGAGGCTATGAAGGCTACCCAGATTAAGACAAAGACCAAAGTCATAATCACAGCCTTGGAAGAATTAATTAAAAAGTCAAAAATTTCAGAGTTAAAAGATTTTAAAGGGAAAGTTGATTTGGATATCGATTTAGATACTATCAGAGGGCGTTAATGACGGTATTAGTCGATACATCAGTATGGATTGAGTATTTTAGAAGTGGAAAAAATTCTGAAAAACTTGATTTCTTGATAGATGAAAATCTCCTTGTAACAAATGATCTCATTCTGGCAGAGCTAATACCATACTTAAAAGTTCAAAACAAAAGCAAGATTATCAATTTATTGCTTAACATTAACAAGTTAAACTTATCTATAAATTGGAACCAAATTATTGATTATCAATACAAATGCCTCAAAAATGGCTTGAATGGCGTTGGTATACCGGATCTTATCATCGTTCAAAACGCAAAACAAAATCATTGTGAAATTTACTCTCTTGACAGTCATTTTCGCCTCATGAAGGATATCCTTGATCTTTAGATATAATTTGACATTTTTTCTTGACTTGACCACTTGACTTGACTATTTTATTCTAAAAAAGGGGGCGATCACATGAAAACAATGGCCATAAGCGAATTTAAGGCACATGCGTTGAAGGTACTAAACGAGGTTGCAAAATCCCAAGAAAGCATCGTCATAACGAAAAGAGGCAAGCCCCTTGCTCAAGTCGTTCCCTATCGCACATCCGTAATAACGCCAACACCAGGCAAACTTTCGGATGCTTTTGTTTTCGAAAAGGATATAATCACTCCGCTTGGTGAAGGATTGTGGGAAGCATGTCAATGAAATACCTTCTCGATACTCATACCTGGGTTTGGTGGAATATGCGACCTCAAAATCTGTCGCAGAAAGTCATGAAACTGATTGAAAATACAGAGGGATATGATGAGCTTCTTTTATCTGCAATTTCACCTTGGGAATTCAGTAAGCTTTTGGAAAAAGGGAAGATTGGTATTTCCTACAACCCGGAGGAGTGGATCAATACCGCTTTGGAAATGCCAAAACTCAGATTTGTCCATCTTACGCCCATTATAGCCTACCGCTCAACAGTACTTCCAAAGCCTTTCCATGACGATCCGGCAGATCAGATAATTGTGGCAACGGCACGAGAAGAGAATGCCACGATTCTTACAAAGGATAAAAGAATCTTAAACTATCAATACGTTCAAAGTCTTTGGTAAACTCGAATTCGAAAAGTTGTTAAGACCTTTGAACGACATAGTCTGATTTAATTTTATTTCACTTTTACCGAACATGGCGCTGCACCAGAACTACATTCCGCTGCAATTCTTTGCAGGATCGAAATGCATTGGCTGGCTTTTTGTACACCTGATCCTGAGCGTTATGCCCTCGATAAATTTTTTACTTGCATGCACCATAAATTGTACGCTACAATGTACACTAAAAGTATTGTGAGGTGCCTTATGCAAAGATTAAAAATCGATCAAGATATCCGCCCAATGTCTGAGTTTCGAACTGGGATTGCTTCCTTTCTAAAGCAGATACATGACACAAAAAGACCTCTTGTTATCACACAGCATGGCAAAGGAGTCGCCGTTTTGCTTGACGTGAGTGAATATGAGGCCATGCAAGAAAAAATTGAATTGCTTCAAGATATACAAACTTCTATTGCTCAGCTTGAAAGTGGAACCGGAATAGACCATGATGCCGCAAAAGCAGATGTATTAAAGCGGGCCGGCAAATGAGAATAATTTGGTCCCCCTTGGCGGTGGAGAGAGCGGCAGAGATAGCTGAGTATATTTCTCGTGACAATCCGACCGCAGCAGAGAAGTGGATAGATACAGTCTTTTCTAAAGTTGAGCAATTAAAGTCATTTCCAGAAAGTGGTCGAATTGTACCGGAAATCAATAGCAAGGATTTTCGGGAACTAATTTATGGCAACTATCGGATTATTTACCGGGCAGAAAAAACACAGGCCTCCATTCTTACAATCCGTCACGGAAAACAAATATTACCCATTGATGAAATTCAGGCATAACATGCGCCTGGACGCAGACGGGCTAAAAACCACGCCCGCTGGTCAGGCGCGCCGTTCGCCAAGATAGGACTAAAAATATGCAGCTTCGACCAATCGGAATTATACACTCCCCGCATACGACAAAGGATGCTTGTCCGATTCAACCCATCTACTCTGAGGGTGCGGAGGGGAGAGTCGAGGTATTCAAGGAATACGCCGCCGGCCTTAAGGATATTGAAACGTTCTCGCACATCTATCTTTTGTACTTGTTCGATCAGGCTGGAGAAATCAAATTGGTAAGGCCCACGTTCCTTGACGATGAACCTCATGGCGTATTTGCTTCACGGCATCCTTGCCGACCGAACCGGATCGGTATGTCTATCGTTCGATTGGAGCGTCGGGAGGGTAACACCTTAATCGTAACTAGCGTTGATGTTTTGGATGGATCGCCCTTGCTGGACATCAAGCCGTATATTCCGCGGTTCGACATCGTCGACTCCGCCTCGGATGGATGGGTGGGTAAACAGCAGTGGAGGCCAAAGCCGAGTGGGCGGGAGTAGAAAGGAAAAAACAGGGCGGGGACAATGTCAAAGCTTGAATAGTGAATAATAAAATATTTTATGCATTAATTCAAGAGCTTAACATAGACAGCAAGTGGACCTGATGGCAATTATCTTGCAGCCCGTTATGTTTTTTGAGGAAAACAGATGGAAATATCCCTATACCAGATAGATGCATTTGCATCTAAGTTATTTGAAGGTAATCCGGCAGCGGTTTGCCCTTTAGATGAATTGCTACCCGATGAAATAATGCAGTCTATTCAATTTTCAGAAAACAAAAAAATGCGAGAACCGATTTGGAAAAAGACAGGATTGAAATCCCATAGCGGCGGGAAAGGCGGCTCAGTTCAACATGATTGTATCTGGAATTTTGCTGCGCAAAACTCCGGATACAATCTTTAACGTTCGGGGCCTAAAGGAAGGAGGATTAAAATGCAGGCACGTGCACCACTCATGATAGAACACCGTTTAATCGAGCGTATGATTGTGATAATCAAACTGATTCTCGTACAAATCGAGAAAGAAAAAAAGGTTGATCCGATATTCGTCGACATAACGGTTGACTTCATCCGAATATATGCCGACAGGACTCATCACGGAAAAGAAGAGGATATTCTTTTCAGAGATCTTGAAGAAAAGGAGTTGTCCAAAGAGGACAGAAAGTTGATGAATGAGCTGATCGAGGAGCACGTTATTGGGCGAAAAACTACAAGGAAACTGGTCGAAGCCAACAGCCGTTATCGAAATGGCGACGAGTCGGCTTTGGCAGAAATCGCATCTAATCTTTCTTTATTGGCAGACTTTTATCCGAAACACATTGAAAAAGAGGACAAGGTCTTTTTCCCAGCTGCTAGAAAGTATTTTTCTGAGCAGGAAGACCAGGCTATGCTTGATGAGTTTTGGGAATTCGATAGGAAAATGATCCATGAAAAGTATATTTCGGTGGTAGAAGCTTTTGAAAAACAGTGAAGAGCCCCGTTCGACATATGAATAAAAAGATCATAAAGTCAACCCCTTTCGGGTCTGTGGGCGTTATCTGGACCGGGTTCAATGACAATCCCAGAATCATCCGGGTTCTGCTCTCAAAGCCTGGTTTGTGCGCTGAAGAGCAAGTGGCCGAGATTTACCCCAATTCGCAAGCATCTTCCTGCGCCGAGGTTGATGCTGTAGCCGATGCAATCAAAGGGCTTCTTGAAGGAGATGATATTGAGATTTCGCTCGATGTTGCAGATTTGGACATGTGCTCTGTGTTTCAACAATCTGTTCTACGAGCGGAGTACCGGATCCCACGGGGGAGCATCAGTACCTATCAACTAATCGCAGAATATCTGGGGAAAAGGAACGGAGCGCGGGCCGTGGGAAATGCCTTGGCGAACAACCCTTTTCCTCTGATCGTGCCTTGTCATCGAGCCATCCGTTCGGACCGGCAGCTTGGTGGCTATCAAGGTGGCCTTGAAATGAAGCGGGCCCTACTCGAGATGGAAGGTATCACGTTCGACGATGCAGGGCGGGTAGTCTGTGAACAGCTTCATTACGAAAGGATAATGTCGAACCTTTAAATGTGATTTTTATTATCAATTCTAATCACTACAGGGATGCAGGGAGCTTCAAGCGGGACTAGGTGCCCATACTCCAGGACGCCAGATAGCGTTTCTGTTCGGCCGTAAGCTTGTCGATACCAACACCCATGGACGCCAGTTTTGCTTTGGCAATCGCCTTGTCGATGAGTTCGGGTACCGGATAGACATCGTTTTCAAGCATCGTTTTGCTTTTGACCATATATTCGATACTCAGGGCCTGGTTGGCAAAACTCATATCCATGACACTGGATGGATGACCCTCGGCAGCCGCAAGATTGATCAGCCGTCCTTGCCCCAGAACATTTATGCGCCGGCCGTTTTCAAGCAGGTGTTCTACCACAAAAGGCCTGAGTTCGCGTTTCGATGCTGTAATGGCTTCCAGCCCGTTAAGATCCAGTTCAACGTTAAAATGGCCGGAATTGGATACGATGGCGCCGTTCTTCATGACCTTGAAATGTTCCTGGCGAATGACGTTGATGTTGCCGGTAACCGTACAGAATAAGTCACCGATTTTTGCCGCCTGTCGCATGGGCATCACGGTAAAACCGTCCATGACCGCTTCCAGCGCGGCTGTCGGGTCAATTTCGGTAACGATCACGTTGCTTCCCATGCCGCGAGCCCTCAAAGCCAGCCCCCGGCCGCACCAGCCATAACCGCAAACAACAAAAGCGGCTCCCGCCATCAGGCGGTTGGTCGCCCGGATGATGCCGTCCATCGTGCTCTGGCCGGTGCCGTAACGGTTGTCGAATAAATGTTTGGTCTGAGCGTCGTTTACCGCTATGATCGGGTATTGCAGGGCCCCGTCGGCCGCCATGCTCTTTAAACGAATAATACCGGTAGTGGTTTCCTCGGTTCCGCCGCGCACGCCGTTAAGGAGTTCCGGGCGCTCGGAGTGAATCGTGGAAACCAGGTCGGCACCGTCATCCATGGTGTATTGAGGTTTGAAGTCGAGCGCGGCGTGGATGTGCCCGTAATAGGTTTTGGTGTCTTCGCCCTTGATGGCGAAAACAGGAATTTTATCATGTTTTACCAGCGAGGCGGCCACATCGTCCTGGGTGCTTAAGGGGTTGGAGGCGCAAAGGGCGAGCTTGGCGCCGCCGGCCTTCAAGGTTTGCATCAGCGAGGCGGTTTCGGTGGTAACATGCAGACAGGCTGCCACGCAAATACCTTTCAAAGGCCTTTCTTTTTTGAATCGCGTTCTGATTTGGTTGAGAACCGGCATGCTTTGATTGGCCCATTCGATTCGAAGCAAACCTTCTTTTGCAAGCTTAATGTTTTTAACA is part of the Candidatus Desulfatibia profunda genome and harbors:
- a CDS encoding type II toxin-antitoxin system VapB family antitoxin — its product is MRTTLDLPEDLLNEAMKATQIKTKTKVIITALEELIKKSKISELKDFKGKVDLDIDLDTIRGR
- a CDS encoding PIN domain-containing protein translates to MTVLVDTSVWIEYFRSGKNSEKLDFLIDENLLVTNDLILAELIPYLKVQNKSKIINLLLNINKLNLSINWNQIIDYQYKCLKNGLNGVGIPDLIIVQNAKQNHCEIYSLDSHFRLMKDILDL
- a CDS encoding type II toxin-antitoxin system Phd/YefM family antitoxin, whose product is MKTMAISEFKAHALKVLNEVAKSQESIVITKRGKPLAQVVPYRTSVITPTPGKLSDAFVFEKDIITPLGEGLWEACQ
- a CDS encoding type II toxin-antitoxin system VapC family toxin — translated: MKYLLDTHTWVWWNMRPQNLSQKVMKLIENTEGYDELLLSAISPWEFSKLLEKGKIGISYNPEEWINTALEMPKLRFVHLTPIIAYRSTVLPKPFHDDPADQIIVATAREENATILTKDKRILNYQYVQSLW
- a CDS encoding type II toxin-antitoxin system Phd/YefM family antitoxin: MQRLKIDQDIRPMSEFRTGIASFLKQIHDTKRPLVITQHGKGVAVLLDVSEYEAMQEKIELLQDIQTSIAQLESGTGIDHDAAKADVLKRAGK
- a CDS encoding type II toxin-antitoxin system RelE/ParE family toxin → MRIIWSPLAVERAAEIAEYISRDNPTAAEKWIDTVFSKVEQLKSFPESGRIVPEINSKDFRELIYGNYRIIYRAEKTQASILTIRHGKQILPIDEIQA
- the tsaA gene encoding tRNA (N6-threonylcarbamoyladenosine(37)-N6)-methyltransferase TrmO, with translation MQLRPIGIIHSPHTTKDACPIQPIYSEGAEGRVEVFKEYAAGLKDIETFSHIYLLYLFDQAGEIKLVRPTFLDDEPHGVFASRHPCRPNRIGMSIVRLERREGNTLIVTSVDVLDGSPLLDIKPYIPRFDIVDSASDGWVGKQQWRPKPSGRE
- a CDS encoding hemerythrin domain-containing protein, with the protein product MQARAPLMIEHRLIERMIVIIKLILVQIEKEKKVDPIFVDITVDFIRIYADRTHHGKEEDILFRDLEEKELSKEDRKLMNELIEEHVIGRKTTRKLVEANSRYRNGDESALAEIASNLSLLADFYPKHIEKEDKVFFPAARKYFSEQEDQAMLDEFWEFDRKMIHEKYISVVEAFEKQ
- a CDS encoding MGMT family protein: MNKKIIKSTPFGSVGVIWTGFNDNPRIIRVLLSKPGLCAEEQVAEIYPNSQASSCAEVDAVADAIKGLLEGDDIEISLDVADLDMCSVFQQSVLRAEYRIPRGSISTYQLIAEYLGKRNGARAVGNALANNPFPLIVPCHRAIRSDRQLGGYQGGLEMKRALLEMEGITFDDAGRVVCEQLHYERIMSNL
- a CDS encoding adenosylhomocysteinase is translated as MDYDVKNIKLAKEGLLRIEWANQSMPVLNQIRTRFKKERPLKGICVAACLHVTTETASLMQTLKAGGAKLALCASNPLSTQDDVAASLVKHDKIPVFAIKGEDTKTYYGHIHAALDFKPQYTMDDGADLVSTIHSERPELLNGVRGGTEETTTGIIRLKSMAADGALQYPIIAVNDAQTKHLFDNRYGTGQSTMDGIIRATNRLMAGAAFVVCGYGWCGRGLALRARGMGSNVIVTEIDPTAALEAVMDGFTVMPMRQAAKIGDLFCTVTGNINVIRQEHFKVMKNGAIVSNSGHFNVELDLNGLEAITASKRELRPFVVEHLLENGRRINVLGQGRLINLAAAEGHPSSVMDMSFANQALSIEYMVKSKTMLENDVYPVPELIDKAIAKAKLASMGVGIDKLTAEQKRYLASWSMGT